A stretch of the Clostridium fungisolvens genome encodes the following:
- a CDS encoding DEAD/DEAH box helicase: MSIESKGIKLASGAEDKFIELFSEVFGPEKTNRLAIQYGIEDIYGRSRYIDFAIVTDNEKVAIEIDGEGVHEPGKISHEKYYDDLLKQNSIIYKNWKLYRWTDGQMKKYPDKVKDEMLTFLGDLMEQNISDYLPSQKGSTLELREHQEEALESLKNLRAAGDTIALLYHATGTGKTVTAVEDAKSIGKRTLFIAHTKELITQANEKFKELWSDASCGIYMGDIKEKEAHVVCASIQSISQNLKDFNAEDFDYIIIDEAHHGTAASYKDILSYFKPSFTLGLTATPERTDGEDLLEIFKNVAHKLDIKTAVEKGILTEIRCIRIKTNIDISDVRIRGIKYDSKDLESKLFVPERNNVIVDTYLNYVKHKRTVVFCASVNNAEDIAELFREKGIRAEAVSGGMKQSKREKLLKDYEAGEVKVLCACDLLNEGWDSPRTEVLFMARPTMSKVIYMQQLGRGTRKAEGKDYLLVFDFIDNANLFNMPLSTHRMFNLSDYIPGGLVLGQGNKKRIEDDVLRRGEKPVELIDLPVDVLDYEHIDLFNWNIEAQNMISQMEFVRRVDVQSETIGRYIREGKIVADLEVPCGNTSFKYFKEETLVKYAEQFNWDIINDSNIKEKFIDFVEKMDMSYSYKPVLLMAMLEQCDDNGRVLVEDVVDYFIDYYEDRKCRGLQAEKKKSLYNDEIIDRKKAKANIFSNPFKRFEDMRFLEKCKDIEYIQFNKKIWKKLSREEKKWIYRRCEERLGEYFGEK, from the coding sequence ATGAGTATTGAAAGCAAAGGAATAAAACTAGCTAGTGGGGCTGAAGATAAATTTATAGAACTTTTCTCAGAGGTTTTTGGACCTGAAAAAACTAATAGACTCGCAATACAGTATGGTATAGAAGATATCTATGGTAGAAGTAGATATATTGATTTTGCTATAGTTACTGATAATGAAAAGGTTGCAATTGAGATTGATGGGGAAGGTGTTCATGAGCCAGGAAAGATAAGTCACGAAAAGTATTATGATGATTTATTAAAACAAAACAGCATCATATATAAGAACTGGAAGCTTTATAGGTGGACTGATGGGCAGATGAAGAAATATCCAGATAAGGTTAAGGATGAGATGTTAACTTTTTTAGGTGATTTGATGGAGCAAAACATTTCGGATTATTTGCCTAGTCAGAAAGGAAGTACACTAGAACTTAGAGAGCATCAAGAAGAAGCTCTTGAAAGTCTTAAAAACCTAAGAGCAGCAGGAGATACCATTGCTCTGCTTTATCATGCAACTGGCACAGGTAAAACTGTAACAGCTGTTGAGGATGCAAAGTCTATTGGAAAGAGAACCTTGTTTATTGCTCATACAAAAGAGCTTATTACACAGGCAAATGAAAAGTTTAAAGAGCTTTGGAGTGATGCTAGTTGTGGTATTTACATGGGGGATATTAAAGAAAAAGAAGCTCATGTGGTTTGTGCCTCTATTCAGAGTATTAGTCAGAACTTAAAGGATTTTAACGCTGAAGATTTTGACTACATTATTATAGATGAAGCTCATCATGGTACAGCTGCAAGCTATAAGGATATATTATCTTACTTTAAACCAAGCTTTACTCTAGGTCTTACTGCAACTCCAGAGAGAACTGATGGAGAAGACTTGCTAGAAATATTTAAAAATGTAGCTCACAAACTTGATATAAAGACTGCTGTTGAAAAAGGAATACTTACAGAGATCAGATGTATAAGAATAAAGACAAATATAGATATTTCTGATGTTAGAATAAGAGGAATTAAGTACGATTCTAAGGATCTAGAAAGCAAACTATTTGTTCCAGAAAGAAATAATGTAATTGTAGATACTTATTTAAATTATGTTAAGCACAAGAGGACAGTGGTATTTTGCGCATCTGTAAATAATGCGGAGGATATTGCAGAGCTATTTAGAGAAAAGGGAATTAGAGCTGAGGCTGTATCAGGTGGAATGAAGCAATCTAAAAGAGAGAAATTATTAAAGGATTATGAAGCTGGAGAAGTTAAGGTGCTTTGCGCTTGTGATTTATTAAATGAAGGCTGGGATAGTCCTAGAACAGAAGTGCTTTTCATGGCGAGGCCAACTATGTCTAAAGTAATATACATGCAGCAGCTTGGAAGAGGTACAAGAAAGGCTGAAGGTAAGGATTATTTATTAGTATTTGACTTTATAGATAATGCAAATCTCTTTAATATGCCATTATCCACGCATAGAATGTTTAACTTATCAGATTATATTCCAGGTGGCTTAGTTCTAGGTCAAGGCAACAAGAAAAGAATTGAAGATGATGTACTTAGAAGAGGTGAAAAACCAGTAGAGCTTATTGATCTTCCTGTAGATGTACTAGACTATGAACATATAGATTTATTCAATTGGAATATAGAAGCTCAAAATATGATATCTCAGATGGAGTTCGTTAGAAGAGTTGATGTACAGTCTGAAACTATAGGAAGGTATATTAGAGAAGGAAAAATAGTTGCTGATCTTGAAGTACCATGTGGAAACACAAGCTTTAAATATTTTAAAGAAGAAACATTGGTAAAGTACGCAGAACAGTTTAATTGGGATATAATAAATGACTCAAACATAAAGGAAAAGTTCATAGACTTTGTTGAAAAGATGGATATGTCTTACTCCTATAAACCAGTTCTTCTAATGGCTATGCTGGAACAGTGTGATGATAATGGAAGAGTTCTAGTTGAAGATGTAGTTGATTATTTTATAGATTATTATGAAGATAGAAAATGCAGAGGTCTTCAAGCCGAAAAGAAGAAGTCACTATATAATGATGAAATTATAGATAGGAAGAAAGCAAAGGCAAATATATTTTCTAATCCATTTAAGCGCTTTGAAGACATGAGGTTTTTGGAAAAGTGTAAGGATATTGAATATATTCAGTTTAATAAAAAGATATGGAAGAAACTTAGTAGGGAAGAGAAGAAGTGGATTTATAGAAGGTGTGAGGAAAGACTTGGAGAGTATTTTGGGGAGAAGTAG